A single genomic interval of Deltaproteobacteria bacterium harbors:
- a CDS encoding 5'-nucleotidase C-terminal domain-containing protein, which translates to MLKGWPADGSWLIDGKPLNKEANYKVAISGFLLRDKEGGGFFSASNNPVIALMEGMEKYEMRQLVIDYLKH; encoded by the coding sequence ATGCTGAAAGGCTGGCCGGCAGACGGTTCATGGCTTATTGACGGTAAACCTCTCAATAAGGAGGCAAACTATAAGGTTGCTATTAGTGGTTTCCTGCTTAGGGACAAGGAAGGGGGGGGCTTTTTTTCAGCTTCAAACAATCCCGTTATTGCTCTTATGGAGGGAATGGAAAAATACGAAATGAGGCAGCTTGTGATTGATTATTTGAAGCATTGA